A single Stigmatopora argus isolate UIUO_Sarg chromosome 7, RoL_Sarg_1.0, whole genome shotgun sequence DNA region contains:
- the cdkn2d gene encoding cyclin-dependent kinase 4 inhibitor D yields the protein MVQLRDTEGLTRAAARGNLGEVRRILEEYRLHPDTVNRFGRTALQVMMMGNSSVARLLLERGADPNLRDESGIAPIHDAARSGFVDTLRVLVEYGASVNMADRYGALPIHLAIREGHHQAVEFLAPLSDLRHANAFGQTPVDVARVHSRPEMIRLLFDYIRS from the exons ATGGTTCAGTTACGCGACACCGAAGGGTTGACGAGAGCGGCGGCCAGGGGGAACCTCGGCGAAGTGCGGAGGATTCTGGAAGAATACAGGCTGCATCCCGATACGGTCAATCGGTTCGGCAGGACGGCTTTACAG GTGATGATGATGGGCAACTCGAGTGTCGCCCGCTTGCTCCTGGAAAGAGGAGCTGACCCCAACTTGCGAGACGAGAGCGGAATTGCTCCGATTCACGATGCGGCACGCTCAGGCTTTGTGGATACGCTGCGAGTGCTGGTGGAGTACGGTGCCTCGGTGAACATGGCGGACCGATACGGCGCGCTGCCCATCCACCTGGCCATACGGGAGGGCCACCACCAAGCCGTGGAGTTCCTGGCGCCGCTCTCCGACCTGAGGCACGCCAACGCCTTCGGCCAGACGCCCGTCGACGTGGCCCGGGTGCACAGCCGTCCCGAAATGATCCGACTGCTCTTCGATTACATTCGCTCGTAG